Below is a window of Phyllopteryx taeniolatus isolate TA_2022b chromosome 16, UOR_Ptae_1.2, whole genome shotgun sequence DNA.
TGTGGTTAAGAATTTAAAATAAGCACCAAGAGAACAAGGTGCAGAAtaccatacagtatatcatgagATACTTTTGTGTTACCCATGTGAAAGATGTGAGAGGtgaccacagaaaaaaaaactaatgttcATGTGTGTGCTGTACCCAAAGGGGATCCGAAAGAGACTGTGCAGGACATTAGGATATGTATGTAGTCGCTGTGTGATTGTAGTTGTGTCTTCGTATATGTATGACACAAGTCCAGTTCTAAGAGAAAAGCAGATCTACTTCCTAGATTTAGACGATTTACAGCAAACAGGCCAAGGAGATTCTAGTAGTGTCATTACCAGATGACTAGAAGGAAGCTTCCCACCTCCTAAAAAGGAGATTCACATACTGAGGTCATGTGTATCATGTTGgtgtaaaaagacatttttaagaaGGTTACTAACTAAACTACAATGGTTTTAAATGCTGCACTGCCAATAAACTGCACAAGCGCCAATGCTTTAATATATCCCAGGTGGTTGCTTACCTGTGCAACAGTATCTCCCGCTGGCTGCTAGAGGGATTACAACAATTTAAAGCTAATTTGGAATCATGATTTCTATTGCAgtgataattatttaaaaaggtAACAACATTTGATGGGGGTCTCAGTGGTGCCCATCACTATCAATAACAGGAACCACACTCCTACTCTCCTATTTTCCCTCAGTTaccagtattttatttattcaacatttattcaggTAAGGCAAATAAGAGATTCTCttttgcaatgctgacctggcatcaggcagcagagtaaaacgaggcaaaataaaagtaaatgcaTATAAAGACATATACAacaaaactgtacaatgtgatgtacataaaacaaaataacaataatacaatcataaataaccagaccaaaaaaaaacaagtctctTTCAGGCACCCACtttcactttctctctctctctctcgctctctcattCGGTCAGTCACTTGATcggtcattcacaaacaaatacctcacatcaatacatttaaaaacctttttcacAGTCATGACAGCAAAGTACTATGAGGATTTATTGATACGACATAAGGATAACTGTTGATATTTAACCGCCCACTTGCCTTGTTTGCTCATTCCACAGTGCAAAGTACAAAGTGCACAACACCCCGACATCATAGTCGCAACTATGGACACCAGTATGCAATATTGCTAGCATTCCATCTCGTTTGAAtgaaaagtgaaagtaaaagtgttttgtggccCATTGCCCAGTTTCATTTCTAAGGTAACAATAACACAGGAAGTATAAAGGCTCCTCGCAGGCAAACACAGCTCAGAACTGAGGAAAGCCAACGACTGAAGGTAAGAGCCAGCCATTTGTCTTTGCcttctttttaaatgaagatTACTGACAACAACAGCAATATTCTCTCCTTTAGAACACTGAGTTGCAATTCATTTTTTAACGACAGAggttcagattacattgtctgtgCTGTTTTATGTGGCAATTACAGCCAAGATTGTACTCTTTGGCATCTAACTTGGAAAAGCTTAGTCATTTGCTAGCTAAGGctaataattataatttgaGTTTAGACTTTCAAGTTTATATTTGCCCTTTTTTAGCAACTTAAGTGCCATAAAACCTTAGCCTGttatgaaccttttattcaTATGCTATGATGTATTATGTAAGTATGTCACTATCACTTGCACAGTGtgttatacagcggctgaacTAAGTATTTAACTCATCAACATTgtcctcactaaatatatttccaaaggcattattgacctaaaaatttcacaagatgttgggaacaacccaagtaacccatacatacaaagaaagtagaacaaatccatccatccattttctcagccgcttatcctcactagggtcgcgggcgtgctggagcctatcccagctgtcatcgggcaggaggcggggtacaccctgaactggttgccagccaatcacagggcacatacaaacagacaaccattcgcactcacagtcacacctacgggcaatttagagtctccaatttatgcatgtttttgggatgtgggaggaaaccggagtgcccggagaaaacccacgcaggcacggggagaacatgcaaactccacacaggcggggccggggattgaaccccggtcctcagaactttgaggctgacgctctaaccagtcggccaccgtgccgccagtagaacaaataagctcataaattaagttgtgtgtaataatgtgaaatggcacaggaaaaaaaaaagtattgaacacaccaactggtatttgtttaatactttgtacaaaagcctttgtttttaacgacaggttcaagacgcctcctgtatggagtaGTCTTGGActactcttctgattattctttgcactctttcacaaatcttgcgaggagcacctgatcgaggcaaatctatggtggtatgattggctttccagttacgtattatggccccaaccatgctcactggaatgttcagaagcttagatatgcgcctgtaaccaatgccattgttatgttttgcaacaattactttgcaatggtcttgagacagctcttcgCTCTTACCCAACAAActatgtgtcttgactcacaccttggcaatgagacctatttgtaggccatcaattaggactgaaccagctgatactCATTgacactgacaaggggctggattgctgtttgattattgatagattttaggcaTTTTCTTggttttccatgcctttttgcaccttccTTTCTTcgtgttcaataccttttccctgtgtcatttcacattattacacacaacttaatttatgaACTAATTtggtctactttctttgtatgtatggatgacttgggttgttcccaacatctggtgaaaattccatgtcaatagcacctttggaaatatatttagtgagaaaaatggttatGTTAAACTTATTTCAACCGCTGTATGCATTTACTCATATTTATTGTAGCTACTTgcattagtttttattttgctttgttttactctgctgtctgcagccagatcagcattgcaaatgagaatctgttctcaattgtcttacctggataaataaaggttaaataaaaaatacaatcaaaagaaAATAGAATTGAATGACTTGTCATTGTAAAGCATGCGAGAAATATTCAAGCAATAATGTTTAAAACACCCATACAGGATGATGTCGGGAGGACTTGTGCTTTGCTATGCTGCTCTGCTTCTCTCTCTCACCTCCGTCTGCGCCATCAAGAAGCTAAACTCCATCAACGATTTGAAAAAAGTCAACTTTGGCCGAGCTGTGCCCAAACACAGCCTACTGCTGCTCCACTGGTTTGCAAACACGATTGACATTGACAACAACGATGTCATACGACTGACATTTGACCCAAACCTTGGAGCATATGGCTCACATCACTACGGAAACTACGAGAGGCTGTTGAACACGCTGCCTCAAGGAAATAGTAGATCTCGCTACTACACCGTTGGTAATGTCTACCAAGGCCAAACACAGCTTCCCAATTATGTCCTCAATCCACCAAGTGAGGAATATAGGGGAAGAAACCGGGACCGGATCATATTCCGAGTGAGGGAGCACAACACAGGACGGCAAGCTAGCGAGACAATAGATGAAGTCTACATCACGCAGCATTATGAAAACTCAAATGAGGGGACACGTTACGATCCTGTCCATACATACAGGATCACAACCAACCTCCTAAGGCAAATCAGAGAGTTTTCAGTGGAAGAAAACCAAAGCAACTCATTGATGGAGCTCAGAGAAGACTTTGGAAGCAACATAAACGATTCACAGTTAAGGTTCCTCAAAATCACATGGCGTGAACTTGCTTGCATTGGACTGCTGATGTTTATTGTCTTGGAGGAAAAATACTACCAACACAACAAACCTCGGCctgcagaaaaaagaaacacacagcCTCATTCAGTCATCAACCTTCAAGACGACGGAGAAACACATCATGATGCTCCACAAAGCTGGCGTGACCTATCTGTTCAGGACCATATTCAACTTGAAGTGACAACTGGAACGAATGGAAGAGCTGGGATTTTTTGGCAGTGTGTTCCTGAAAACCGCCTAAAGCAACGTGTCATGGTGGTACTGTATAAGGACAATAATGCTGAGAAAGCATTGTATTCTAAAGTGATTGATAGAGAGAATGGCCATGTCGACACCTCTGTACTCCTGAATGTTGGCCTCCAGGCTCGGCTCCATAAGACGAGGACAAAGTACTGTTTCTGGACAGTAGTGGCTGAGGAGATATGCAGAGGAGTTGAGTTTAGAAATCCAGAAAAAGTTAGAGTACATGGCTACAACGCAAGCCTACAACTATTTGTGAAGGACGGAAAGGCTTGCGCTCGCTTATTTGTGAACAAGTCATTTAGAGATTGGAAGTCAGAGTTTAAGACATCCTGGGTCGGGTTCTacaacaatataaataaacCCACTCAAGAATATGAATGGTGGCAATGGCAGTGGGCCACAAAATTTAAACCGACGTCCACTCCTCTTGACTCCATTCATGATGTTTATGAGTACCACTCAGGCATGGCGGTCACCCCAGGAGTCCAAGCAAGATTCATTATCAGGAATGACATTGTTTTGGCTCACACAACAAGCTGGAGGTGATCACAAATtccaaatatttcatgaaagtcAGAAAACTGCATTAAATCACAATACAATTCTATCAGTTGATGTGAACACTATCTATTTGCATCAATAAGTTGCTAAgacaattgctaaaaaaaaaactactctacATCACTTAAACTTTGATTCCTTGGCTTGGAGACTCACGGATCAACAATTggaaggcgggggggggggggggggggggaattttaaTTTCTTACTGAGCACTGAAGATgctcttgagcaaggcaccaagCTCCTCAAAGACTATATTCACACTGCAgttcaattcagatttttttgcccaatgtgacagTACAATTCCTTCATCTGacatgtcatcaaaaggtgatAAACATCACAATTGATCAACAAAACAGACACATGCGACAAGCAATGGCTGAcaaagatgatgaaaaaaaatctggtgaAAAGAATACACTTTAGaactgaaatactgtatatggggGGGACCAGTCAGGACTTGCGCAACATGACTGCGCAACAcctgttttgtgtgcatgcgtgtcacTTCACGGAAACATTCCATTCACAGTACatgtcatatttgtttttgtaatgtgaatgacTACATGAAAAGattggatttaacaaaaaatccgAAATGGGAATCATGCCccgcagtgtgaacgtagccaaATTGCCTTTGACATGTGACACCACTACCTTGCCACTAGCTACCTTGCTCTTATATCACTCTTTTTCTGGCATGTATTTGTAATCACTTTGTGCATTTGTATTGATGTAATTGtacagttttaaaaataaaattttacaattttaaataaattgtgagTTTGAACTTATTTAATACAGGCGAAGGTTATCCACACCACTGAATGTGAACCTAAATAtccttctgattctgattctaaatgATTAGTCTACAGAAGTCTGAATCAGATAGTGGTGCATTGTATTACAAATTTCACTCCTATATCAAATCAACTTTCTCCAgcgaaataaatggaaatgccatgactctaatttgttccagccccacaaacaaacaaaaacactcgttttgtcaaatgtcaaatttatAATCAAGAAAAATGGcattgtattgtaaaatataaatatccaCTTGATTTGTTGCCCTCCTGAGCCTTTGTCTTAATTAAGGACATGACATCCGATGAAACGGAGACGCCGTTTGTTTACTTGGTAACTGTTCACGCTAATCCACTTTCCATGAGCGTTATGGCCATTGCTGGGTGCCCGCGGGTCCTTTGCCATTCACCAAAGCaaggaggaagtgcttttaccCGTTTTGGCGAATGCAGAAGTAGGTTGTGCATATACCAGCGGGATTTCCCTGTGTATTCACgctttttataaaaataaataaataaataaaaacaatttttaaaaaatgaaaatgtgtcgtTGGTATTTTCATGGCAATTAGAATGGGtgaatttttgctatttgcggcgGATAGGGAACGGGCCCGATCACCCACAAATAGTGGGGGCCCACTGTACATGTATACCTCAAATACGTGACGTGCGGCGCAAATGATGTTTACGCCGTGTGTGAGAAAGCACAAGTGAGCATTCCGGGTGGCCGTCATTGTTTGCACTGTATAGTTGTGTGCCACGTGGACATACTGTAAGTCTCAGGTTTCATGTCATGCTTTGACCGTGTACAATCAAACTGCATCAACTCACTACTGATAGCCCCATGACACCGAACCAAATTGATAAATTACAGACCAGGTCTTcatttttagtgttttattcTTCAATTGGTGGTATTGGTCATTAATAAGTGAAAGTAAATGATTCGTCAGAGCAGTAATTGCATGCATTTGATCCTAATCAGTGTTAAAAACCAAGGAGCCTTGCTCAAGCAGCATGTATATTATTTTGCATGGCAAACAAATGATTTATTAGCGAGACCATTCCCATCCCTTGTGACAggcttgtatttttctttaacaCAGATGGAGCCTttcaatgaaaaagaaaaatactggaTAAGCCAGCACAAGACCCAACAAGTCATGAGACAATGAGTCATCATTCATTTAGCTGGAAGAACCTACAGTTTATGAAAGGCCAGATGCTGTATCTGTTCATATGGCTagaaaaactgttttgttttgttttgcaatagAGATTGTGTAAACAGGGcggcctcacagttttgaggacccgggttcaaatccagccccgcctgtgtggagtttgcatgttctcccccgtgcctgcgtgggttttctccgggtactccggtttcttcccacatcccaaaaacacgcatggtaggttaattgaagactaaattgcccttaggtgtgaatgtgactggtttgtttgtttatatgtgccctgcgattggctggcgaccagttcggtgtaccctgcctcttgcccagagtcaggtgGGATACGCTCTAGCACGCCCGTAACATGGGCAttattgttcattcattcaatgaACAAGTGAAACTCCGAAGTACATGTATGTCAGGCAGCACTGGTGCGTTACTATCTTAGAATGAAGGATTTGGATAACTATGTTTAGGTATTCTGTATCATAGTATGATACTGGAACACATGTAAAGTAGTGACACAAGATAGAGTACATGTCAAAGGTCACTCTTTGGAAGCAGTCCACACAGGttgtttgtcattgttgtgtATTTATGAATCTATTTGTGTGCAAGGGTTGCTGCCCACTTTTATCTTGGTATGCAAGTCAAGACATATCAAACATTGCCATCGTATAAATAGAAACTCATTGTGCAAGTGTCACTGAGTTCACACCCCTCAAGAACCGGAgatataaaaggtctacacactcctattcaaatgccaggtttttgtgatatgaaaaaattagaccaaaataaatcatttaacaACTTCATTCACCATTTGACCTAAAACCTGCACAAcacaactgggggggggggggggaatttaaatcttttcaagaggggaagaacaaattgaaataatgtAGTCTGGACTCTCTTGGTGGCTGCATTCAAAACTAGCCAATCGTATTCAAACGTTTTATTTAAACTATCTCTGATTGACTCCAAATAAAAAtccagctgttctagtaggcttttcctatGTTTTAGGGTATTTGCAACTTCCTGGGTCCTCATTTCTCTGTTTACATGCTAGCTCCTCCCACCAGAAATTCCATCGAGGAGACGAGATTGACAAAGGAGCGAGGCGGTAGAAATATTTGGGGAACTTCAGACGATTCTTCCTCGATAACATAATTTCACGGAGACGTCTACTAAAGATGACACCGCCTCTTTGACGTGTGTCAATAATGAAACGTCTGTATGGTTTAATTATTACTATCACCACAAATACCCCCTTTTTGCTTTATATTTCAAGTGGGATTAAAGCCAAATATAACCAACACTATTACTCTTCACAACGTTGCAGATGCCCACCCGCCTCCTTTTTGATGCAATTACAACTTGGATTAACTC
It encodes the following:
- the LOC133465726 gene encoding uncharacterized protein LOC133465726, which codes for MMSGGLVLCYAALLLSLTSVCAIKKLNSINDLKKVNFGRAVPKHSLLLLHWFANTIDIDNNDVIRLTFDPNLGAYGSHHYGNYERLLNTLPQGNSRSRYYTVGNVYQGQTQLPNYVLNPPSEEYRGRNRDRIIFRVREHNTGRQASETIDEVYITQHYENSNEGTRYDPVHTYRITTNLLRQIREFSVEENQSNSLMELREDFGSNINDSQLRFLKITWRELACIGLLMFIVLEEKYYQHNKPRPAEKRNTQPHSVINLQDDGETHHDAPQSWRDLSVQDHIQLEVTTGTNGRAGIFWQCVPENRLKQRVMVVLYKDNNAEKALYSKVIDRENGHVDTSVLLNVGLQARLHKTRTKYCFWTVVAEEICRGVEFRNPEKVRVHGYNASLQLFVKDGKACARLFVNKSFRDWKSEFKTSWVGFYNNINKPTQEYEWWQWQWATKFKPTSTPLDSIHDVYEYHSGMAVTPGVQARFIIRNDIVLAHTTSWR